One genomic region from Equus asinus isolate D_3611 breed Donkey chromosome 8, EquAss-T2T_v2, whole genome shotgun sequence encodes:
- the LOC139046026 gene encoding olfactory receptor 2G6-like encodes MYFFLSNLSFMDLCLTTCTVPQTLANFKGKDKIITYGGCVTQLFISLGLGGTECVLLSVMAYDRYAAVCRPLHYMVIMHPQLCLQLTVTAWFTGLGSSVVQTALTMTLPLCGKNQVDHFFCEVPVMLKLACTDTSIHETEMFTVSVFFLVVPLSFILISYGHITSAVLKMKSAQGRRKAFGTCGSHLMVVIIFFGTLISMYLQPPSSYLKDMNKSIALFYTLVTPLLNPLIYSLRNKDVKGALRRLVRTTID; translated from the coding sequence atgtatttcttcctctccaacctctcTTTCATGGATCTTTGTTTGACTACTTGCACTGTCCCTCAGACACTGGCCAACTTTAAGGGGAAAGACAAGATCATCACCTATGGTGGCTGTGTGACCcaacttttcatttccttgggaCTCGGGGGAACAGAATGTGTCCTCCTGTctgtcatggcctatgaccgctatgcaGCTGTGTGCCGCCCACTCCACTACATGGTGATCATGCATCCCCAACTTTGCTTGCAGCTTACTGTAACTGCTTGGTTTACAGGACTTGGTAGTTCTGTAGTACAGACGGCATTGACCATGACTCTCCCCCTCTGTGGTAAAAACCAAGTagatcatttcttctgtgaagttCCAGTAATGCTGAAACTGGCCTGCACCGACACCTCCATCCACGAGACTGAAATGTTTACCGTCAGTGTCTTCTTCTTGGTGGTGCCCCTGTCATTCATCTTAATATCCTATGGTCACATCACCAGTGCAGTCCTGAAGATGAAGTCAGCCCAGGGGAGGCGGAAGGCTTTTGGAACCTGTGGCTCTCACCTAATGGTAGTGATCATTTTCTTTGGTACACTCATCTCCATGTacctccagcctccctccagtTATTTGAAGGATATGAACAAAAGCATTGCCCTCTTCTATACTCTGGTGACTCCCCTGCTGAATCCCCTGATTTACTCTCTCAGGAACAAGGATGTCAAAGGGGCGCTAAGGAGACTAGTGAGGACAACCATAGATTGA